The following proteins come from a genomic window of bacterium:
- a CDS encoding methyltransferase domain-containing protein, which translates to MTRNYVHGYDAREGVRLIDQATTLAEILHFDSIYPAGSAILEAGCGVGAQTVILARRNPKARITSIDISDESLSAARKRVSGEGFTNVSFSKGDIFHLPYPEESFDHVFVCFVLEHVPNPIDALTGLRRVLKRGGTITAIEGDHGSAYFHPDSEAAKRAIRCQVDLQARMGGNSLIGRELYPLLKSAGYHDVSVSPRTVYVDSSKPEFVEGFTKNTFIAMIEGIKAQAIGAAIIDEPEFDKGINDLYRTTEEDGTFIYTFFKGRAYK; encoded by the coding sequence ATGACCAGGAACTATGTTCATGGGTACGACGCAAGGGAAGGCGTACGACTCATTGACCAAGCCACCACTTTGGCGGAGATCCTTCACTTTGACAGCATTTATCCCGCAGGGAGTGCGATCCTGGAAGCCGGATGCGGCGTCGGGGCGCAAACGGTCATTCTGGCACGGAGGAATCCGAAGGCGCGAATCACCTCGATCGACATATCGGACGAATCCCTGTCTGCGGCAAGAAAACGGGTTTCCGGGGAAGGCTTCACGAATGTGTCTTTTTCCAAAGGGGATATCTTCCATTTGCCGTATCCGGAGGAATCCTTCGATCATGTATTCGTCTGTTTCGTGCTGGAGCATGTTCCAAACCCGATCGATGCATTGACCGGTCTTCGGAGGGTACTGAAACGGGGAGGAACGATCACGGCGATCGAAGGGGATCACGGTTCCGCATATTTTCACCCGGACAGTGAAGCGGCGAAAAGAGCGATCCGGTGCCAGGTCGACCTGCAGGCACGGATGGGTGGAAATTCCCTGATTGGAAGGGAGCTTTACCCTTTGTTGAAGAGTGCAGGCTATCATGATGTTTCCGTTTCGCCACGAACGGTATATGTCGATTCCAGCAAGCCGGAATTCGTGGAAGGATTCACGAAGAATACCTTTATTGCCATGATCGAAGGCATAAAAGCACAGGCGATCGGCGCCGCCATCATCGATGAACCGGAATTTGATAAAGGCATAAATGACTTGTACCGAACGACAGAGGAAGATGGAACCTTCATTTATACGTTTTTCAAGGGAAGGGCATATAAATAG
- a CDS encoding CTP synthase encodes MKPKFIFVTGGVVSSLGKGLAAASIGALMEARGLKITMLKLDPYINVDPGTMNPFQHGEVFVTDDGAETDLDLGHYERFVSSRTGKKNNCTTGKIYHSVITKERRGDYLGGTVQVIPHITDEIKRVIYAAAKGYDLAIVEVGGTVGDIESLPFLEAIRQVKSDRGKENVLYVHLTLVPYIKTAGELKTKPTQHSVKELRSIGIQPDVLLCRTDRPLPKEIKGKIALFCNVTEDAVITASDVDLIYELPLVFHQEGLDDKLMELLNIWAGEPRLEDWQRVVERWKNPTGEVTIAIVGKYVNLKESYKSLNEALVHGGIAHQVRVHNRYVDSEEVERQGAEALLKGVDGILVPGGFGSRGVEGKIAAVRYARENRIPYFGICLGMQVAVVEFARNVCGLASATSRELDAESTCPVIDLMPEQRGVEEKGATMRLGAYPCKVLEKSLARKAYGVGQVSERHRHRYEFNNDYRQPLSEKGLRITGVSPDDRLVEIVEIPDHPWFLGCQFHPEFRSRPLVPHPLFRDFIGAAAVRSRQGTAS; translated from the coding sequence GTGAAGCCGAAGTTCATCTTCGTGACCGGCGGCGTCGTATCGTCGCTCGGGAAGGGGCTCGCGGCCGCCTCGATCGGCGCGCTGATGGAAGCCCGGGGCCTCAAGATCACGATGCTGAAGCTCGACCCGTACATCAACGTGGACCCGGGCACGATGAACCCCTTCCAGCACGGCGAGGTCTTCGTCACCGACGACGGCGCCGAGACCGACCTCGATCTCGGGCATTACGAGCGATTCGTCTCCTCCCGGACCGGCAAGAAGAACAACTGCACCACCGGCAAGATCTACCACTCCGTCATCACCAAGGAGCGCCGCGGCGACTACCTCGGCGGCACGGTGCAGGTGATCCCCCACATCACCGACGAGATCAAGCGGGTCATCTACGCGGCGGCCAAGGGATACGATCTCGCGATCGTCGAGGTGGGCGGCACGGTGGGCGACATCGAGAGCCTCCCGTTCCTCGAGGCGATCCGCCAGGTGAAGAGCGACCGGGGCAAGGAGAACGTCCTCTACGTCCACCTGACGCTCGTCCCCTACATCAAGACGGCCGGGGAGCTGAAGACCAAGCCCACCCAGCACAGCGTGAAGGAGCTGCGCTCCATCGGCATCCAGCCCGACGTCCTGTTGTGCCGCACCGACCGGCCGCTTCCCAAGGAGATCAAGGGAAAGATCGCCCTGTTCTGCAACGTCACCGAGGACGCGGTGATCACGGCGAGCGACGTCGACCTGATCTACGAGCTGCCGCTGGTCTTCCACCAGGAGGGGCTCGACGACAAGCTGATGGAGCTCCTGAACATCTGGGCGGGCGAGCCGCGCCTGGAAGATTGGCAGCGCGTCGTGGAGCGGTGGAAGAACCCGACCGGGGAGGTCACCATCGCCATCGTCGGGAAGTACGTCAACCTGAAGGAGTCGTACAAGAGCCTGAACGAGGCGCTCGTCCACGGAGGGATTGCCCACCAGGTGCGGGTCCACAACCGGTACGTGGATTCCGAGGAGGTGGAGCGGCAGGGGGCGGAGGCGTTGCTCAAGGGCGTCGACGGGATCCTCGTCCCCGGGGGGTTCGGCTCCCGCGGCGTGGAGGGGAAGATCGCCGCCGTCCGGTACGCCCGGGAAAACCGGATCCCGTACTTCGGGATCTGCCTCGGGATGCAGGTGGCGGTCGTGGAGTTCGCCCGGAACGTGTGCGGCCTCGCGTCGGCCACCAGCCGGGAGCTGGACGCCGAGAGCACGTGTCCCGTGATCGACCTGATGCCCGAGCAGCGCGGAGTCGAGGAGAAGGGGGCGACGATGCGCCTGGGCGCCTACCCGTGCAAGGTCCTCGAGAAGTCGCTCGCGCGGAAGGCGTACGGCGTGGGCCAGGTCTCCGAACGGCACCGTCACCGGTACGAGTTCAACAACGACTACCGCCAGCCGCTCTCCGAAAAAGGGCTGCGGATCACCGGCGTGTCGCCCGACGACCGGCTCGTCGAGATCGTGGAGATTCCCGACCACCCGTGGTTTCTCGGATGCCAGTTCCATCCCGAGTTCCGATCGCGCCCCCTGGTGCCGCACCCGCTGTTCCGCGACTTCATCGGCGCGGCGGCGGTCCGGTCCCGGCAGGGGACCGCTTCCTGA
- a CDS encoding ATP-dependent Clp protease proteolytic subunit has translation MNQTIYVSYYDSINEQKAKALMALCADIIAQHRPSKLYFLISSTGGSVDAGVALYNYFRALPVPIVMHNTGSIDSIANVIFLAADERYANPNASFLLHGIKWNFNQGASLSWTALQETVSRFKADEARMSGIITARTAILSDELMDLFRQGDSVGLAFAKDKGLIHEIREAKVPVGVPFISCNFA, from the coding sequence ATGAATCAAACTATATACGTCAGTTATTATGATTCCATTAATGAACAGAAGGCCAAGGCATTGATGGCATTGTGTGCCGACATCATTGCCCAACATAGGCCAAGCAAGCTTTATTTCCTTATATCGTCTACTGGAGGTTCTGTTGACGCAGGTGTGGCACTCTATAACTATTTTAGGGCGCTTCCGGTACCAATTGTTATGCACAATACGGGCAGCATCGACTCAATTGCCAACGTGATATTCCTCGCTGCTGATGAACGTTATGCCAATCCGAATGCAAGCTTCCTACTACATGGCATCAAGTGGAATTTCAACCAAGGAGCGAGCCTCAGTTGGACTGCACTACAGGAGACGGTCAGCCGATTCAAGGCAGACGAAGCTCGGATGTCTGGCATAATCACGGCACGTACTGCCATACTTTCTGACGAGCTAATGGATCTCTTCAGGCAAGGAGATTCAGTGGGTTTAGCGTTTGCCAAGGATAAAGGGCTGATTCATGAAATTCGTGAAGCAAAAGTTCCTGTTGGCGTTCCATTCATATCATGTAATTTTGCGTAA
- a CDS encoding pyrimidine dimer DNA glycosylase/endonuclease V, producing the protein MRLWTIHPKYLDTKGLVALWREALLAQAILKGKTKAYAGHPQLIRFRQSRTPIRGIAAYLRIVHAEGSRRGFKFDISKITRGGHAECMTVTSGQIKYEWEHLLAKLLNRNTQKFIELKLVRKIAPHPLFNIIQGGVEDWEKV; encoded by the coding sequence GTGCGCCTATGGACAATACATCCGAAGTATCTTGACACGAAAGGACTTGTGGCACTCTGGCGTGAAGCTCTATTGGCTCAAGCAATTCTCAAGGGGAAGACGAAGGCATATGCAGGGCATCCACAACTCATACGATTCCGACAGTCGCGGACGCCAATAAGAGGTATCGCGGCGTACTTACGAATAGTGCATGCGGAAGGAAGTCGTCGCGGGTTCAAATTCGACATCAGTAAGATTACACGGGGTGGACATGCGGAGTGCATGACCGTAACGAGTGGACAGATCAAATACGAATGGGAACACCTCTTGGCGAAATTACTGAATAGAAATACTCAAAAATTTATTGAATTGAAGTTGGTTCGAAAGATCGCGCCCCATCCTTTGTTTAATATCATTCAAGGTGGTGTGGAGGACTGGGAAAAAGTGTAA
- the rplM gene encoding 50S ribosomal protein L13 produces MKTTKMLTRDSADQTWYVVDAEGKVLGRMATKIADVLRGKHKPTFTPNSDMGDFVIVVNADKVKLTGKKMTGKTYYSHSGFMGGLKSTTPEKVLGSAHPERIVEWAVRGMLPKTRLGDRLFTKLKVYVGPEHPHKAQQPKALAVNE; encoded by the coding sequence ATGAAAACGACGAAGATGCTTACCAGGGATTCTGCCGACCAGACGTGGTACGTAGTGGACGCCGAGGGAAAAGTGCTCGGCCGAATGGCGACCAAGATCGCCGACGTCCTGCGCGGCAAGCACAAGCCGACGTTCACGCCCAACTCCGACATGGGCGATTTCGTCATCGTGGTGAACGCCGACAAGGTGAAGCTCACCGGAAAGAAGATGACGGGGAAAACCTACTACAGCCACTCCGGGTTCATGGGCGGCCTCAAGTCCACCACGCCCGAGAAAGTCCTCGGGAGCGCGCACCCGGAACGGATCGTGGAATGGGCGGTCCGCGGGATGCTCCCGAAAACGCGCCTGGGCGACCGGCTCTTCACCAAGCTCAAGGTCTACGTCGGGCCGGAGCACCCCCACAAGGCGCAGCAGCCCAAGGCCCTGGCCGTCAACGAATAG
- a CDS encoding DUF3467 domain-containing protein gives MADEKPSMNPPPLQISTGDEMSRGRYSNTMMVSHSAEEFMMEWLLSSPSGTHLVSRIIVSPGHVRRIIAALTENLEKYENRFGPVRAAENSGQDFH, from the coding sequence ATGGCAGATGAAAAACCGTCCATGAATCCTCCCCCTTTGCAGATTTCCACCGGCGATGAAATGTCCCGGGGGCGGTACAGCAACACGATGATGGTGAGCCACAGCGCGGAGGAGTTCATGATGGAATGGTTGTTGAGTTCGCCCTCCGGCACGCACCTGGTGTCCCGGATCATCGTGAGCCCGGGCCACGTGAGAAGGATCATCGCCGCCTTGACCGAGAACCTGGAAAAATATGAGAATCGGTTCGGTCCCGTGCGAGCGGCGGAAAACAGCGGCCAGGACTTCCATTGA
- a CDS encoding restriction endonuclease, translating into MNEADFRIHTLPIPHDLKRRVKQLASFSEWRIYSEQPLIVPAPAFHDGIEPRFVWDDLWLVPMKEGHEVADSIRVTVRILHPTVSEPPIGEVDEARHWAAHFDDGESFHAIYHEMVRQQHLDALFFIDEECYAHAIVNARDLNQFDLFRTAYMWLAKVIRPKAAIADYANWTPSGVEDQVLAELSTASSVLEYECMKYLSRHPDAIPQIHPRKFESLVASVLRHRGYDVQLTPASWDGGKDIIVLTKDDFGPIVTVVDCKRYRDGHRVGVRHVREILGVAAIENANRAAIVTTSTFTREAYRLSAEQKGRLSLIDRKELERWLVSVAEWRVDDRTGLLSDQPNRKTRQIE; encoded by the coding sequence ATGAACGAAGCAGACTTCAGAATCCACACGTTGCCGATACCGCATGATTTGAAAAGGCGCGTTAAGCAGCTGGCATCGTTCTCAGAATGGCGGATCTACTCAGAGCAGCCGCTTATTGTTCCTGCTCCGGCCTTTCATGATGGCATTGAGCCTCGCTTCGTTTGGGATGATCTTTGGCTAGTGCCTATGAAAGAGGGCCACGAGGTCGCAGACTCAATTAGAGTGACGGTCAGGATTCTTCACCCAACGGTTTCCGAACCTCCGATAGGCGAAGTCGATGAGGCGCGTCACTGGGCCGCTCATTTTGACGACGGGGAATCGTTTCATGCCATCTACCATGAAATGGTGAGACAACAACACCTGGATGCTCTATTTTTCATTGATGAGGAGTGCTATGCGCATGCAATTGTTAACGCCAGAGACTTGAATCAATTCGACCTCTTTCGAACTGCATATATGTGGCTAGCTAAAGTCATTCGGCCTAAAGCTGCAATAGCAGACTACGCAAACTGGACCCCGAGTGGCGTCGAAGACCAAGTATTGGCCGAACTGAGTACCGCAAGCTCCGTCTTGGAATACGAGTGCATGAAGTATCTTTCGAGACACCCCGACGCAATACCACAGATTCACCCACGAAAATTTGAATCCCTTGTGGCCAGTGTTCTTCGTCATCGGGGATACGATGTACAGCTCACACCCGCCTCTTGGGACGGCGGCAAGGATATTATTGTCCTGACTAAGGACGATTTCGGTCCTATAGTGACTGTGGTCGACTGCAAACGATATAGGGACGGTCACCGGGTTGGTGTCCGGCATGTGCGCGAGATACTTGGTGTTGCTGCCATTGAAAATGCCAATCGAGCCGCGATTGTCACAACTTCTACATTCACCAGGGAAGCATACCGCTTGAGTGCTGAACAAAAAGGACGTCTCTCTCTAATTGATAGGAAGGAGCTTGAGCGCTGGTTGGTTTCAGTGGCGGAGTGGCGCGTTGATGATCGTACGGGATTGCTTTCTGATCAGCCGAATAGGAAGACACGACAAATAGAATGA
- a CDS encoding amidohydrolase family protein, whose protein sequence is MNRQIFDAHFHIIDPAFPLVPNKGYLPDSFTTDDYLSMAQPFGVHGGAVVSGSFQAFDQGYLLHALGRLGPRFVGVTQLPASVSDAEILRLDERGVRAIRFNIKRGGSESVEHLESFARRVFDLAGWHVELYVDARELDGLQGVLVRLPAVSIDHLGLSKEGFPTLLRLAEKGIKVKATGFGRVDFPVGQALQALHAANPQALMFGTDLPSTRAPRPFEANDISLIVDALGEEGAESALWRNAATFYRLPAL, encoded by the coding sequence ATGAACCGACAAATCTTCGACGCGCACTTCCACATCATTGACCCGGCATTCCCGCTCGTGCCGAACAAAGGATACCTCCCCGATTCGTTCACGACGGATGATTATCTGTCGATGGCGCAACCGTTCGGCGTCCATGGCGGTGCGGTTGTCTCGGGTTCGTTCCAGGCATTCGATCAAGGGTACCTCTTGCATGCACTCGGGCGACTGGGCCCCAGGTTCGTCGGCGTCACACAACTGCCCGCATCGGTATCCGACGCGGAGATCCTTCGGCTTGACGAAAGAGGCGTGAGGGCGATTCGATTCAACATAAAGCGCGGCGGGTCGGAGTCGGTCGAACACCTGGAGTCGTTTGCACGGCGCGTGTTCGATCTTGCCGGTTGGCATGTCGAGCTCTACGTCGATGCGCGCGAGCTTGATGGATTGCAGGGAGTCCTGGTGCGTCTTCCGGCCGTCAGCATCGACCATCTCGGGCTGTCAAAAGAAGGCTTTCCAACCCTGCTCCGACTTGCCGAAAAAGGGATCAAAGTCAAGGCGACCGGTTTTGGACGCGTTGATTTCCCGGTGGGTCAGGCTCTGCAGGCCCTTCACGCCGCGAATCCACAGGCCCTGATGTTCGGTACCGATTTACCGTCGACGCGTGCCCCGCGTCCCTTTGAAGCGAACGACATCTCCCTGATCGTTGACGCGCTCGGGGAGGAAGGAGCGGAGTCGGCGCTTTGGAGGAATGCGGCCACCTTTTACCGGCTTCCCGCATTATGA
- a CDS encoding VOC family protein, which translates to MWRVNHFDMSADHPERAMKFYSEVFGWKFEKWNGPFDYWLIMTGDPKEPGIDGGIARREDPNAHIINFIDVPSVDECSKSITANGGKIIQSKQTIPGVGYVLIFRDTEENMFGILETNIKAK; encoded by the coding sequence ATGTGGCGCGTGAATCATTTCGACATGAGTGCCGACCATCCCGAACGCGCCATGAAATTTTATAGCGAAGTGTTCGGATGGAAATTTGAAAAATGGAATGGGCCATTCGACTACTGGCTGATCATGACGGGAGACCCGAAAGAACCAGGGATTGATGGAGGCATTGCGCGTCGTGAAGATCCGAACGCTCACATTATTAATTTCATAGATGTTCCCTCTGTTGATGAGTGCTCCAAAAGCATAACGGCAAATGGAGGCAAGATCATTCAATCCAAGCAGACAATTCCAGGTGTGGGATACGTGCTCATTTTTCGAGATACAGAAGAGAATATGTTTGGCATTTTGGAGACAAATATAAAGGCTAAGTGA
- a CDS encoding BrnA antitoxin family protein, whose protein sequence is MKKEYDFSSAKRGALDPLPKGKTRITIRIDDDVLSWFRNVVESQGGGNYQTLLNHALREYIKSHGEPLEEIVRRLVRAELRRVG, encoded by the coding sequence ATGAAAAAGGAATATGATTTTTCGAGTGCGAAGAGAGGGGCATTAGACCCCCTACCGAAGGGGAAAACCCGGATTACGATTCGAATCGATGATGATGTTTTGTCGTGGTTCCGAAATGTGGTTGAGTCCCAAGGTGGGGGTAACTATCAGACCCTATTGAATCATGCATTGCGGGAGTACATAAAGTCGCATGGAGAACCCTTGGAGGAGATCGTCCGGCGTTTAGTTCGTGCGGAACTTCGTAGAGTTGGATAA
- a CDS encoding BrnT family toxin translates to MWTTNWIQKKAALNLKKHEVSFADAVTVFADDRALTFGDLHPDEERHITLGMDALAQVLVVVYAWRGDRIRVISARRATPNERRQYER, encoded by the coding sequence ATGTGGACTACGAATTGGATCCAAAAAAAAGCGGCATTGAACCTCAAGAAACACGAGGTGAGTTTTGCAGACGCGGTCACGGTGTTCGCCGATGACCGCGCTTTGACATTTGGCGATTTGCATCCCGATGAGGAAAGGCATATCACTTTGGGCATGGATGCCTTGGCTCAAGTTCTCGTTGTGGTTTACGCCTGGCGTGGAGATCGGATTCGGGTTATTTCCGCACGTCGAGCAACCCCTAATGAGAGAAGGCAATACGAGAGGTGA
- the rpsI gene encoding 30S ribosomal protein S9: MAQARIYATGKRKTAVARVYIKAGSGRITVNGREFDEYFPVLALRAVATQPLVLVGKRTAIDVDVNIGGGGPMSQAESVKFGIAKALQIENPELRTQLKRAGFLTRDARIKERKKYGQPGARKRFQFSKR; the protein is encoded by the coding sequence ATGGCTCAAGCGAGAATCTACGCAACAGGGAAACGGAAAACCGCGGTCGCCCGCGTCTACATCAAGGCAGGGTCCGGTCGCATCACCGTCAACGGCCGGGAGTTCGACGAGTACTTCCCGGTGCTGGCGCTTCGCGCGGTAGCGACGCAGCCCCTGGTCCTGGTCGGAAAGCGCACGGCCATCGACGTCGACGTCAACATCGGCGGCGGCGGCCCCATGTCCCAGGCCGAGTCGGTCAAGTTCGGGATCGCGAAGGCGCTGCAGATCGAGAACCCCGAGCTGCGGACGCAGTTGAAGCGCGCGGGGTTCCTGACCCGCGACGCCCGGATCAAGGAGCGGAAGAAGTACGGCCAGCCTGGCGCGCGGAAACGGTTCCAGTTCTCCAAGCGGTAA
- the argC gene encoding N-acetyl-gamma-glutamyl-phosphate reductase yields MKRVAIFGATGYTGFELVRLLLSHPGVKLSVLTSEQYSSQPLEQAFPPFKGKLAGVSFGKMEQLLTAEFDVAFLALPHTLSSSVAGPLLSRGIPVIDLSADFRFRSIPLYESVYGVAHKSPTLAAKAVYGLPEIHRKEIRKTRLAAVPGCFPTSVILGLYPLVEAGLVDRKGIVADCKTGVSGGGRGPTLGFHYPEVEGGVRPYGLPGHRHNPEMNQELSLAAGETVAITFVPHLMPMVRGILATCYATAKAKVTAKDVDAAYRKRYGKEPFVRLLPPGLLPSTKDVRGSNFCDIAWRVDEKTRRVVVVSVIDNLVKGAAGAAVQCFNLMAGFPEEEGLRSMPLFP; encoded by the coding sequence ATGAAGCGCGTTGCGATCTTCGGGGCGACCGGATACACCGGCTTCGAGCTGGTCCGGCTCCTCCTGTCCCACCCGGGGGTGAAACTCTCCGTCCTCACCTCGGAGCAGTACTCCTCGCAGCCCCTCGAGCAGGCGTTCCCGCCGTTCAAGGGAAAGCTTGCCGGCGTCTCCTTCGGGAAGATGGAGCAACTCCTGACCGCGGAGTTCGACGTCGCCTTCCTCGCCCTGCCGCACACCCTGTCGTCCTCGGTCGCGGGTCCGCTCCTTTCCAGGGGCATACCGGTCATCGACCTGTCGGCCGATTTCCGGTTCCGCAGCATCCCGCTGTACGAGTCGGTCTACGGGGTCGCCCACAAGAGCCCGACCCTCGCCGCGAAGGCGGTCTACGGCCTGCCCGAGATCCACCGGAAGGAGATCCGCAAGACGCGCCTTGCCGCCGTCCCGGGCTGCTTCCCCACCTCGGTGATCCTGGGATTGTACCCGCTCGTCGAGGCGGGGCTCGTCGACCGGAAAGGGATCGTGGCGGATTGCAAGACCGGCGTATCCGGCGGCGGGCGGGGGCCGACTCTCGGGTTCCACTACCCGGAGGTCGAGGGGGGCGTCCGACCCTACGGCCTTCCCGGGCACCGCCACAACCCGGAGATGAACCAGGAACTGTCGCTCGCGGCGGGGGAAACGGTGGCGATCACCTTCGTCCCGCACCTGATGCCGATGGTCCGGGGGATCCTCGCCACCTGCTACGCCACGGCGAAGGCGAAGGTGACCGCGAAGGACGTGGATGCGGCCTACAGGAAACGGTACGGGAAAGAGCCGTTCGTCCGCCTGCTGCCCCCGGGGCTGCTTCCGTCCACGAAGGACGTGCGGGGGAGCAACTTCTGCGACATCGCCTGGCGGGTGGACGAGAAGACCCGCCGGGTGGTGGTCGTCTCCGTCATCGACAACCTGGTGAAGGGCGCGGCCGGGGCGGCGGTGCAATGCTTCAACCTGATGGCGGGATTCCCCGAGGAGGAGGGGCTCCGGTCGATGCCCCTGTTCCCATGA
- a CDS encoding DUF2059 domain-containing protein: MHFRKLIFIAMLLLAASTAIAQQDSNEPGTIEEDIQELLKLTNAVKMGDQMLDQIFGTYEKMIPNVPAEIWQKARKEMRTTDLIGYIVPIYAKHFNRNDIRGLINFYKSPLGKKMIDNQEPILRESMAIGMAWGQEVSRKIASDLKSKGYKVPNNL; encoded by the coding sequence ATGCATTTTCGAAAATTGATCTTTATCGCAATGCTTCTGCTGGCTGCATCCACGGCGATCGCGCAACAAGATAGTAACGAACCCGGAACCATAGAGGAAGATATCCAGGAATTATTAAAATTGACGAATGCGGTAAAGATGGGCGACCAGATGTTGGACCAGATCTTTGGTACCTATGAAAAAATGATTCCGAATGTACCGGCGGAAATATGGCAGAAAGCACGAAAAGAGATGCGCACAACCGATCTTATCGGGTACATCGTGCCCATTTATGCCAAGCATTTCAATCGTAACGATATTCGAGGGTTGATCAATTTTTATAAATCACCGTTAGGGAAAAAAATGATCGACAACCAGGAACCAATCTTGAGGGAAAGCATGGCCATCGGCATGGCATGGGGGCAGGAAGTCTCCAGGAAAATTGCCTCGGATTTAAAGTCGAAAGGCTACAAGGTCCCCAACAATTTGTGA
- the kdsB gene encoding 3-deoxy-manno-octulosonate cytidylyltransferase, with protein MSAPGTGGRVAVVIPSRYGATRLPGKPLAEIDGRPMIWYVWSKAIAAKIPSRVVVATDDERIASVVRGFGGEAVLTSPDCASGTDRVAEAARGMDEEILINLQGDEPLMHPSVIDAVAAPLLAEPDVLMSTAALPQVDPGEYSRASVVKVVVDARGDALYFSRSPVPHYRDTGTGPYRKHLGIYGYRREFLFLVAALRPSPLEEAERLEQLRVLQAGYRIRVVDVVHDSVGVDTPEDLKAVEERVCGPKRR; from the coding sequence ATGAGCGCGCCGGGGACGGGCGGCCGCGTAGCCGTGGTGATCCCCTCCCGCTACGGAGCGACGCGGCTGCCGGGGAAGCCGCTGGCCGAAATCGACGGCCGCCCGATGATATGGTATGTCTGGAGCAAGGCGATCGCCGCGAAGATCCCGTCGCGCGTCGTGGTCGCCACCGACGACGAGCGGATCGCCTCGGTGGTGCGCGGGTTCGGGGGCGAGGCGGTCCTCACCTCCCCCGATTGCGCCTCGGGAACCGACCGGGTCGCCGAGGCCGCCCGCGGGATGGACGAGGAGATCCTGATCAACCTGCAGGGGGACGAGCCGCTGATGCACCCGTCGGTCATCGACGCGGTGGCCGCGCCCCTGCTCGCCGAGCCGGACGTCCTGATGTCGACGGCGGCGCTCCCCCAGGTCGACCCGGGGGAATATTCGCGCGCCTCCGTGGTCAAGGTAGTGGTGGACGCCCGGGGCGATGCGCTCTACTTCTCCCGGTCCCCGGTCCCGCACTACCGGGACACGGGAACGGGGCCGTACCGGAAGCACCTCGGGATCTACGGATACCGGCGGGAGTTCCTTTTCCTCGTCGCGGCCCTGCGGCCCTCCCCCCTCGAGGAGGCGGAGCGGCTCGAGCAGTTGCGCGTGCTGCAGGCGGGGTACCGGATCCGCGTGGTCGACGTAGTGCACGACTCGGTCGGTGTGGACACCCCCGAGGATCTGAAAGCCGTGGAGGAGAGGGTATGCGGGCCGAAAAGGCGGTGA
- a CDS encoding flavin reductase family protein, which yields MKQLKLSKAFTLMESGPVVLVTTHDGKKDNIMTISWTMVMDFTPIFAITTGEWNHSFAALRKNRECVIAIPTVDLLDKVVGIGTCSGADTDKFAKFKLTPVQAKIVRPPLIKECLANIECKVIDIVKKHNIVVLEAVAAYIDTARKEKRTVHAVGDGTFIVDGRKLDRKKMMASKLPSGV from the coding sequence ATGAAACAGTTGAAACTGAGCAAGGCTTTTACTCTGATGGAATCAGGGCCTGTGGTCCTCGTGACAACCCATGATGGGAAGAAAGACAACATCATGACGATCTCCTGGACCATGGTGATGGATTTCACCCCGATATTTGCTATCACCACGGGTGAATGGAATCACTCCTTCGCGGCGTTGCGAAAGAATCGGGAGTGCGTCATTGCAATTCCCACCGTCGACCTGTTGGACAAGGTTGTCGGCATAGGGACGTGCTCTGGGGCAGACACAGACAAGTTTGCCAAGTTCAAGCTCACACCGGTGCAGGCCAAGATCGTCAGGCCGCCCTTGATCAAGGAGTGCCTCGCCAACATTGAGTGCAAGGTCATCGACATCGTTAAAAAGCACAACATTGTTGTGTTAGAGGCGGTTGCCGCATACATCGACACCGCACGCAAGGAGAAGCGCACGGTTCACGCTGTTGGTGACGGAACGTTCATTGTCGACGGGCGCAAGCTTGACCGGAAGAAGATGATGGCCTCCAAGCTCCCATCGGGCGTTTAG